gAGAAGGGTTCTATGAGCTGCCCGAAGagcaattattgtaaaaactcatttgtactctattatggagctttgtaagccgccttgggtatCTGCTTCGACATGGAAAGGCAGGATTATCAATTTCTCAAATAATAATCACATCATGATGTTAAGAATGAAATGGTATTCCAAGATGCAATGCTGAAGGTGGGCTACTTCAGTAGGGCTGGTTCTGGCTGTAAGTGATGTGCAAAGAACAGTGCAAGGTAGAGATAAAAAGTGCTTCCCCATTTGCATTTTCCCATATGAGTGCATCCCTACCCTCATTCTTGCTAGTAGACATTGTTCAATATAAGAGGTGTGTTCTCATTAACTTGTGCTAATTCATACGGTTACCACATCTCAATAGTGCTGGTAAaagtgcagaagagggcaaccaaaataatTGGGGGCTTGAACACCTATTTTACAAGGAAAAGCTATAATGTGTCAAGCTTTTTAGTTTTAGAAAAATGGCAATTGAGGAAAATATTATTGTAGACTATGAAATTATGCACAGTGTAAAGAAAGTGGGTAGAGGTTTACTTCTCCCTCTTGAACACTAGAATCACCAGTCATCCAGTGAGATGGGTTTGCAGCAGAATTTGCACTATTTGTCAGAATGGACACACTGAAGTACTTCTTTACACAGCGCATAATCAATGAAATTCACTACCACAAGATAAACAATTAGTTTGGAGCCAAACAATTATTTTAGATTACTTTAGATGGGGACTGAACAAATTAATGTAAGACTATCACTGGCTAgcagtcatgatggctgtatgctacctccaggttcagaggcagtgtgcctctgaCTTCCCATTGCAAGGCAGCCGTGATAGGAGGGGGATATGCCTTTATCTCCCAATCTTCCACAGTCAAGTGGTGAATCACTGTGGGACACAGGGCGCTGGACTAGACGGGGCTtcggcctgatgcagcagggcttttcttatgatcACACAACCCAGAATTATATGGATTAAATTCACATCATACTTGAATACACCTGTGCAAATATGGGGGCAGGGAATGTGTTTTTAAACTGTGCTACataagcactctctctctctccccaccaaaGAAAATGACACACGTGGACATGAATTATCAGAAAAAAAGGCATTATTATTTGGGCTTACACCGTATTTCAAACTGATTTTGGTTTCAAGAAATCAAATCTGAAAGTCTGTCTTATGACATTAAATGACTCAGACAACTGCAAttaaagaaagagggggaggggaaaaaactccATCACACTTAATATAGAAAGAAACCAAGGCTTGCTCTCTTCCACAGGAACACTCCAGGGAATGTCAGTTTCAGCTGtttgggttttttcttttcccccttgggGTTGTTACTAACAAAAGCTCCACTGTTTGTTTAAAGCAAAGCTAcagtctttttttgtttgtttgttttgcagtctTACAGCAGCAAGTTTCATATCACCAGTAGGAAACACACATGCATGTACTGCAGTCAGACACACATACACTCACAGACGTTATACAGTAGCCAgttgccactatcaagagagaaagagagaaacactCAATTCTTTTAAGTGGTCACCGTTGGAATCACGCTAAACTTTTagactaaaaaataaaataaaaaaaatactgcacAGGTCTTCCACACTGATGCTGCAAGCCATCCTTTTGCAATGGACGGAGTTCTCTCCATTTGTTCAACAAGCATCGCTGAAACCTGAAGGCACGCTGGCCAAAAAGACAGCCCTGTTCTTTGTTTGTTTCTGGGGATGATGGTGGTGGTTGGGATGGGGTTTTGTTATCATTTTAACTAGCGTGCTGGCCTGAACTTGCGAAACCCTGCCCTTTGCATTGGAGCACACCAGCTGAATGTCATTTAGAGACCACAGTACTGGAAACAGCAGCTCCTCTGCCAGGAATCTCAATTCACTGCTGTGCTCTTTAGAAGGAATATATTTGCCTTCAAAAATAAAAGGCAACATCTACAACCCCCTTTTGCATAAACCTTCTGTTTTGGGGTATCAGTTCTTTTTCTGGAAGAAACTTAGCCTTTACAGTTACCAGCTTTGAAAGGAAAAAGGCTTCTGGAGGTTGCTGAAACCAACAATGCACCAGAGGTGATAGCACTGTattgattaaaacaaaaaaacacaacctctGGGGATTCATTTTAACCCCTCAACAGCACTACCTAAATTGACTGCCATGGTCATCGAATGCCACTGGCTTCTGGGAAGACACCTGGAAAggctggggttggggagggggaagataacTAGTACTCCTTGTTCACACAGGGTCAGACTAAGTCTCTGATCAAAAGATAAAGCAGGTcttgaaaaacttttaaaaaaccaacCAAATAATCCATCACCAAAATCAGCAATAGGAAAAAaagtttctctctttttttatatGTATAAAAATGATCTCACTTTTAATTCTAAACCCCTAACCagatggaggagaggggaggcaaTTTAGAAAAgaggccctgccccttcctccatacACTTAGGGTTTATTCCCATAGTTACATTTGAAGAAAAAGGTGAACCAGCTTGTTTTTGATTGAAGTCAGGTTTATCCTTTTGTAGGTTTTTCCCTTCTGACAGTGCTGCTTTAGCTGGGCGATGTGTTGGTATTAGAGTTTGGGGAGTCCTGCTCATTTATGGTGTTCAGGAGCACACACACAGGCTGTCGGGGGAGATGATGGTGGCTATGTTCTCGATGCTGCTCATCAGAGACACTGAAAAGCCCTTCCTCCTCATCTCCATGTGGAGGGTGGCCGCTGCAGCTATCACAGAAGTCCATGGGCCCATCATCAATGAACCCATCCAACTCCTTGAGATCACTATCATGGTGGCCCTGGTTGCAGATGCAGATTTCAATGCCCGAATCACCAGTGAACCTTCTGTGCCTCCCAGGTGTCTTATCTTTAGCATCAGAGAAGGCGCTGTTGTGGTCTAAGCTCTCTGAGTTGTAATCCTTAAGTAGTTCTTCTTTGCACTCCGAATTCTTATCAGGACAAGATATGTGGTTGGCCATTTCTTCCATTTCTGCCCCACTGTTTGAGTTTCTTGGATCGCCACTTGTTGCTTTGGTGGTTGACTGCTCAACTAGCGGGGTGGAGGATTCAGAGTCCCCAATGCTGGGGGAGGCAGTGCTGTCCACATTTCCGTTATTGCTTCCTGCACCTGACAGAGAGCCTGTCTGGGTTGGCTGGAGGTTTCTTGGGTCCGGtgctgcactgccactgccagGCGGGACACATTGCTGATGTAAGGCACtatatggtgggggaggggtcgGAGGTCGGTTCACCACTTCCTCATAGGGAGGTAGTAAATAATTTGGCAAAAATCCTaaatgggaggcagggaggacaaGTTACTTTCAGATTTTATTAGAAAAAATCTAAAGGCTTTTAACACATTCACATACACCCCATTAAAAGTAGATAAAACACAACAGTTTGGCCCATCTTGGTGACTTACTTACAAATTACTTTCACTGAAAGAATCTCAGTTCCAATTTGATTTAGGAAGCAGTTATTGCAACATTTTTACAGATGGACAGACAACATAATGTAGTTTAGCAGACAGAGGCAATACATAGTTCAGAGGCTGCAAATATCATCTGAAGCATGTTTATGTAGCCTTTGACTCCTTTCTCAAATCCTTAAGGATGGAAAAATATGAAACTCCTAGATTTCATGGACAGAGAGTGTCCTGGTGCCGATCTGACCCAGACTACTAGCCAAAAAGATCACACAGAGAATCTGGGAAGAAATGGAAACCACTTTCAGATGTCTTGCCAACCAATACAGGCCTGAAGACCTAGAATGAAACTGACTTCTTCTTCAGACAGTTTTCTCAGGAATGATTCAATGCAGGCAGTTCCCCTTCTATAATCACTTTTGTTTGCTCTTTTGTCTCTTATTCTATCTGGCATTTTGGTAACCTAtggctttttccccctttccccctggTGGACGGGGTAAGGTGAGAAAGAAGGCTCATAGGGTTATGAGGGTCATCTCTACTATTTGATCATTTCATTGTTGAAGACAGCAATAAAAATTTATCTTAAAAACAGACCAAATTCAGTGATATCAATAATAATACTTTTTCCAAAACGATATGGTGCTTTTTTGCCATCATGCCTAACAGATGATTGGTTGCACCTCATTGTTAATACAACTTCCAGGCACATGGATTTTGTTGTGTCAGCTCCAGAGGAAAAGGTGTGAGAAGTAGCTTAGTCAGTGCTGCTACCACCATTAGCCAGGCCAACGTGCAACCAAATCTTAGTTAATCCACTTCTTTCTACATCGGTCTAACCGGCCATTAAAATTGGAAAATGAACTGGAGCCAAGTACTGCTCTATGATACCTAGAGTAAAATAACTTTAATTGTTTCTCTATGTGACCCAAACATTTATCCACAGGATTCAGATCCTGCCCATAGTCATAATGGGAACAAGGTTACTTATGAGCATGCTTCAATCAAGCTGCCAGGACAGAACTCAGTCTCCCATAATGTGAAAGAGTATTATCTCATCCTCACCAGCCATCAGCAAATCTCTACATATTCACCCCCACCATCTTGGCAGTGGATCACTTTTGCATTCATGACtaccccagcaattttcaactggtgtgccaaggcacattgaTGTGTCATGAAagatccgcaggtgtgccacaggggtttggagcacagcagtttaAAATAGCTGAACAtgtcttccaggttctgtggctctatttctagggcaactgtctgcagtaacaaattgcCTGTTCCTCATCTGCtggcagagggacagacaattcattgctaCATACAGATTGCCCTAGAAatggagccacagaacccagaagagtctcctggaagccagaagtgacatcaaaagaAGCAGAAGGTCACAGAGAACACCATAGAGGCGAGTGTgctatgagaagaaaaatgttgaaaattgctgcactactCAGTAAGGCAATGTTTTGATTTTTGATCTTTGTAAGGCAAAAGTTGAAGTTCGCTCCTTGCATGCAGTACATACGGAAATAAAATGGCAGGGTGGAGTAGTTATGAGCTTCACGATAGGCAATCAGGTTAATCTCATGCTGCCGCTGTTGCGCCTGGAGCCTATGTTTGGCGCGTCGGTGATGGCAGACACAACAGCAACTCAGTATGATGATGATCGTCCACACTAGCCAGAACCCTGTGCAGAAAGCAAAAAAGGGAAAATCATTTTGGAGAAGTACTGATGGAATCAAAGGCAATAAAATAAATGTGAGTGAGAAATGCAGAGTTCTTTCAGACACCACCACATTTATTCCATGACTGACAATGGGCGTCAGGAAGAAAATTGTTGGCGTTAAATTGGAGATTAGGATGGCACACCAACATACTTTGTCCTACTTGCAGCTGAAGACAACCATGGTGGAGTTTCTACCCGCATCTACTATTCAACCATTTTTGATCCTACAAGTGACAAAGCAGGATTACATGATCTGCCATGAAAGATGCTACTTCCATATTTATTATAGCTTTAGTCCATCCCAAAGACAGAAAAGCTGTACTGAGATACAAAGTCTCAAACAATAATTGCATAACTTGTGGACTCAAATGCTGTCCATATGATTGGTTTTGACATGCTTCTGAACAGAGGGACCAGCCAAGAAAAGTTCTATATATGAAGCCATTGAAAGGGCCTTTTGAATAAGTGAAAAATCTACTATCATTCCTTAGGTAAGCCACAAGAGGAAGGAGATACATCCTAGAAATCTCGTTCCAGTCTATCATAAAACATGCGCTAACTACAATGACTAAAACATTAATTATATGAATTTGTTACCATTTTGAAGAGGATGTGTTACTTTACATTTTGTGTCATGGTAGTTAAACTAGAATTACAGCACTGGCAACTGGGTACCTGCAGGCAGAATCTGGACTGTGGAAGGCTGCTGCTGGGCACCAGTGAAGGTGCTTCCATGACAGGTGTCCCCCATATCCACTGTTTCAATTATTTGCAGATCTGGGGGACCCCACTCATCTgagctgcttcctgttaacattcattaGTCTCCCTCTAGCGTGCAGGCACCATGCTTACACATCCCATTCTTCagtttaagcaagaatgttcttCAGTGTAAGCACACACAACCATGCTTGCCACTGCTGTGGCTGAACAACAAGTTACTATAATGGATGGGGAGGTGGTGCAGGGGCACCTATTTACtatatacaggtgtcccccttCTACCCGGCATTTATGTATCAGTGGAGGTCCAGAATGGAGACCCTGCAGATACATGGGAGTGATGTGTGAACTGCCATGACTTTACGTTAAATGAAAGAAGTTTAACTTCAAGCTGATGTCATGCTAGCTGAGCTCAGAAGCAGTTAGCtaatgaaggggaggggagaggaaacaGATGAAATTGCACTTTGTGGTTACTGTGCAGCCATATCTCGAATTCATTCCTTTAAATCAGGCGTAGTTGTTTATTACTTGCTTGTGGGGCTGAAAAGCAACATCTTCTATAATTTCACCTGTTTTTTGTTTCCCATCCACCCAAAAAGGCAAATGTTTCTCAGTTTAGAGAAACATTGGATAGAAAATTATGTTCCCATCTCCCTCAAAGTAATGAGAAAGACATCAGATTCTTGCAACCTCCCTACCAAGAATAGCCCTGGAGATCATTCCTGTTATGTCTGCACATGTCCAGTCTAAATTGGTACTAATCTTGCATCCATACAGTATGAGATGTTGAAAAGTGGTCAAGAAACCGCAACCATGACAGCTaaggcttttgtttttgtttttaaaacaggaaGAAACTTTCCTCACCAGCATGCATTAACACATGAAAATCACTGTCAGGTCTTTTCAGTTCCCTTTTGCAACATGTAAACAGCACAATATAATGTTAAGAAGGAACGACTAACAACCGCCAATTTTTGCACAAAAATTTATGGGTAATGAGAGCAATTTGGATGAACTTCTGAATGTGGGCTTGTACCTGGATGCTCAGGTGATGGCCACAGCAAGGGGTGCTTTAGATTAAGCTGATGCAGCTGCTGAAGCCTCCCCTGGACGAATCAGTTCAGGCCCTGGTTATTCATATATTGATTACAACTTGTTTGGGTTACTGTAACATGGGGATACCCTTGAaggccttttggaaacttcaactCACAGAGAACACTACTGTTCAATTGCGGATCAGTGTGAGGGCAGGGTGATCTTATCACACCAATGTCCTGCCATCTATGTTGGCTGCTGGTATGCTTCCTAGTGCAATTCAAGCTGCTGGCTCTAATCTTTAAGGCTCTAAAAGTCACCTTGAGTGCCCCTGACTTGGGGGCAATAGTATCTCAGTGACCACCACCAAGAAATTGTCTGGGCCTTTATCTCTTATGTCACCACTGGTAGAAACTTGTTCAGTGGCAACAAAGAAAGAGGCCATGTCTGTGACGGTGTCCAAGTTGTGGAACTACTTTAATTCAGAATCATCCTAGTTTCAGTTTCAGCTGGCTAAATAACCTTGTTTTGCTTGGCCTTCTGCTGTCTTACTGTTTTTAAGGGGATACCCTCACTAATATGTCTGCTGCTGTTACTGCttcacttttttccccactctgttagcttttctttttaaaaaaatatattcaaTTCTTATTGCAAGCCACTCTGAGTACCTCCCTGTTGGGAGGCAAAAGCACAGGATAAACATCTTTTGAGAAATAACACAGTTTGGTGTGCAAATTCAGCACTGGCTCCAAGTACAAGcagtattttttcctttttcttttaaagagtcTAGACCAGGATTCTCCAAACCTTGACTCATGGGCCAGATACGGGCCGcgtgagcagtgcttactgttctaCATCCCtctgcccagatcagcttgaaagaaacacagcaCCCTAGCAGAACAGTAAATGCTGCTTGGGAtgtggagggcttttttgagacacagcagtttccatttTCGAGACTGCGAGTCTAGATACTTACTAGATTCGACAAAAGCAGTTGTATGAAAGTTTCATCAATAACATAAATACCTGAGCATCTTACTGAAAAATCTGCACCTCTTCCCCAcgaccagcagcagcagaattaTTCAGGGCATGCCAATCTATGCATGCATCCATACAGTATGGTTGTTTTGtttagtggtctccaaactgcatcACAAGATTACCTCTCCAGGTGTGGCGCGTGCAACGTTCTGCGCTGTAGCCttccctttttagccattccTCTTAGAAACTTGCACCagacagctgcttctgctgcctgtcaccccagcaggctctgcaccctgatttctGGGTaaaagcagctgcccagcaagGGTTTCTGAAAAGATCAGCTGTGAAAATGGGACGTTGCAGTGCAGAAAGCCTCCACCACCAAAGCGCCCGGATGGGTAATCTTGCAACTCCAGATTCCACCCACAGGCcggagtttggaggcccctggtttaGCCAATCAAGGGAATGCTGACATGACACTAAATTCAGTGCCTAAATGACAACTCTGTAGATGATTGGGGGTGCACACAGCCAGGCTAGCAGCTGTCTCACTGCCACTCACTGCAGACTTCTCAACAGGCAAAGGACAGCTGCATTAACTAGAAGATTACTACATATGAGACAGAACCTTGGAACTATTTTGGCCAGGTGGTCACAAAGGTACAAACTGCTAAATACAATattttctatagtaactttctcctggggggggggggaccacaaAAAAATATTTAATCACCAGAAAGAAATTTCCATGTTTCCCCAATGGCAAAAGTTCAAGAAAAGATCTCATTGAGGGAAGCGCCTTTTATTCTCTGCAAAATGAGAAAACATGTTTTTCCCTTTAGAGTTCAAGAGCAGAAACAGTTCACTGTAAACTTGGGTAGCTGCCACTGCTTTATTGGCAGGGAAACACACTAGAGCCAAGCCAAAATATGAAGCAAACCAtttctccatttgcctgaaaagGTAACCAGAAAATAGCCCACATGGAAAGAAGCCCACACAGGTTAGGGTGGGGGGATTCAATGGATTAGGGTAAAGGTTGCGACTTTTTTTCCTGTGGGCAATTCTTGTGTGGGCTTCTTTACATAGAACCATATAAAAAGTGTGTGTTAGGTGATGGTTTCAAGCTATTTGGTCCCAGAGAAGGTGAAGTGGAACCATTTTGGTGACCAGTACAGAGTGAAGGTGACATAGTTGCTAAGAGACTGTGCTGTGAACTGGCAAgttcctagatcagtggttctcaaactgatgggttgcaacccatcagcCTGAGagccactgcccctttccctttaaggggtgggggcagggggaaacagCTACACAGtttccaggatcacaccactgcgcAGGAAGGGGGGTTGTTTTTAACTTAGCTGCTACCAGGGCCTCGGTGTGTGTGGGGAGCTCCGCGGAGCCCTCGGCAGGCTCCCCACAGTttgtagaatgtaaaaaaagattgtgaccacttctgggttgcgatcttgaaaccagaagtgggttgcgatagttttttacattctacaagcTGCATGGAGCCCACATCCCTGAACCCCTTTCCCATGCAGTGGCGTGAACTCTCCCAGAGAATTCGAAAACCAGTGTCATAAATAGTTTCCCTCTGTCATGAATTAAATCACTTCAAAGGTCTTTAAGGTCAAAAGCAAAAAAGGAGGGTTAAATGTCAAGCTAAACCAACTCATTCAGTGGCTTtaagtcattctctctcagcacccccatgacaaaatggGGATAACACTAGGCTACTTTATGAAAAGGAAGCTTGCTTATTTATCCATTAAAATAGCTATCCTGTGACATAGTCACAGTTAACTTACCCTGTAACTTAACCATAGTCACTtaccctgctaactaggtaagaggcactttttaagcaggtgctcctcttttatttagtggggagagagtaactggccctcctcaccccagcactgtcttttctagtggctgttggctgttgttcttttgcatccttttagattgtgagcccttttgggacagggagccattagttgttcgtttgattttctctgtaaacagctttgtgaactttctgttgaaaagcagtatataaatactgttagtaataataattaataataatagtagagtttaaaaacatatttatgtCTTAATGGTCAGGGAAGCGTCAAGAGCaatctttctatttttttctccaaTAAAACTTTGTTTACCAACACAAGAGTTTTTGCAGTAAATTTCTAGACACTGTGGCCGGGAAAATCCTAGTCTTTAGAGAATTCTTTCTGGTCTTTTCAGTCCTATCTAAAGCTTTCTCAGCATGCAGCAAGGGTAAATTAAAAGCATCAAATTGGGAACTTACACAGAAGTCTGTACTTCAACTACTTTTGCAATGGAAAGTTTATGTAAGtcaataaattttttaaaaatgcacatcaGCGGAATAACGAGCTGGGATGAGGTACCCTAAACTGGTGGTTCtcaatcttatttttaaaaaaattaaaaataattgggggggagggagaaatatGCCGGGGGGGGATTCTACTGTCTTCAACCCAATGAGATACGGTTTCATAGGGAGATACAATTCAAGCCTTTATCTGTTAAGTAAGGCTTATTGTCAAACAACTGCAACTATGAGGGTGTTTTGGGTGCTCCAGACACTTCAAAACAAGCACAAGCTGTGAGTAATAACTGATGCAAGGATAGAAATATCCCTGTCAGTTCCAACTTCGGTTCTGGATTCCCTTTGCTCAACTGGGAACACAGCCTTTTCCAAGAAAGTAAGAAACCAAGCAATCTGGGTGGTCTTTTTCATTAAATGGAAATGTACTGTTAGTGCTTAGAAAGACATTtcataaattaatttaattttgaaaaaaTAAAGATAAGCATGAAGGCTGAGAGAAAAAACCAAATGTTTATAACTAGCTCTTTTCTACTGTGCTTGGGTTAGATGGGATTGCCAAAATTCAGAGGTTTCCAATAGTCTTCTGTCCAAGGAAGAACCCAAGACAGAAACAACCTTTAGTAGGCCACCCTATCCTGGAACATTTGATAGCAAAGCCCATTTCTCTCGGTACGTATGAGGTTAAAAAAATGTTAGCACCAAAAACAAATCCCTTTCAAAGCATCCCCACGCTTTTCAAAGTctaacatctctctctctgggctAACCAGATGAGACAACATGTCCCTAGTGTCACAGGTCAATTAGAGCCAACAAATTATTAACGACACCAGAGCTAGGTAACCATACTTCCTCCAGATAACAAAGATCATTATTATAATTAGGAATTGCAGTGGTAATAGGAAAGATAGCACACACCACCCCCTAAGAAGGCCTTACCCGAAAGAAGGCATGACTCAGTGTGGGAGGAACACACGGGCTTAAGGACTGATTtgttttcagccttttccatttCAGAATGAGCTATTAAAGGCAGTACTATTTAATACAAACACTAACCCATTCCACAACAAGCAgtacagggaaaaaaaacacaaaggaagaAACCCATATAAAAAGACTGATTTGTAAAATCTCAGTACAAATGCATGCAGCAATACTTGCAAAGGAATCCTTCTCATCTGCAAAAGTGTAATCCAAGAAGCTATCTTGGGTAGTGATCAATCTGATAAATCTAGGCTGTCCACTCTCAGACAAACATGTAATGGCTGCTTACAATGAGTTAGCAATTCATCTGACTAAGGCCACAGCACAAAATGCTGCATAGTGTTCTCTAAAGCTGCTGCTTACATTGTGGTTAGAAGTAAACCAAAGAAGAGAGCCCTTGGAGAGCTCTCCCCCCTAAGGGATAGGGTAAACACCAGTTTactagcttaagccatttctgcccaatgttgcacatacacaacagggatgaagtgtgtacacctgtgggttgggcaaaaatgggttaagctctAGAATTTTCCAACAATGCTCTGTGCATGTACAATGGGTAAAAATCCCATTGACCCAACTGCACAGAGACCATAAAGAAATTGCTTCTTGAACTGGGATGGTCATCGGTTGTATTCCAATATTGGGAACTTGAATAAAAGGAATTTAACTTTACAAAATGCTCATAAAATGAATCTCATCTCAGATCTGCTCTCATAAAATCTCAGTTTTCTTGTCTTAGCTTTAGTGCCCAATACCAAAGAAAATACAAGTATTAATAGATTTTGGCAACCACCTTTTCAATTTTGGTTTAGTAAGAGGTGGACAACTCATCTGGATTTAACTGTTACCTGGTTTTAACTATTGTCCATCTGCTTAATACATCATGTTCTTTAATCTTTACTTTGCCTCTTAATAACACCTCACTGCTGATTTAGCTTCCTGTTAGCTTAACTTTCaagaagggggaagagagagatccTGTTGACAGCAACCGGTTCCATTACCCAAAACATGGAATCATATTTCATGAGACATGTCTGGCCAAGACAGATACTTTTTTGTTCCATACTGCATCCCCTTGCATGACCCACTGCAGTAAATAGATAAAACTAAATTAGCAAGTCCTATAAAAAGATGCCTAGAAACTCTCTCTCAGAAAGTGTAGTGGTGCTGGGATCCCAAGTCAGAGCAACAACTCTCAAGCTGTAACTTTCCAAAATTCATTTTGATCTGTGGAGCACAGGGCTCACTACCTaacaatttgcactttttagGGAAGAtaaaaaacacagccattcactTCCTTTCAGGTGGTGAAAATTTATTATACTGTCATGTTATTGCCACACAGTAGCTGCTTTTCTATGCAATCTGTCAAAAACATGTTTACAGAGCCTTTTCACCTTCAAAATGGAACCAAGAGACTTTGCCAAGTACTACATATGCTTAAAAGAAACATTTGGTGTTCATCATTCTCCCTGGACTCTGCCTGAAATAAGCACATGCTCACTTATAGAATAG
This portion of the Tiliqua scincoides isolate rTilSci1 chromosome 3, rTilSci1.hap2, whole genome shotgun sequence genome encodes:
- the WBP1L gene encoding WW domain binding protein 1-like isoform X1, with the translated sequence MERRLLGAMALLLFQALPEGLLGSVDSVQDKETCMGINNQSYICETGHCCGQSQCCNYYYELWWFWLVWTIIIILSCCCVCHHRRAKHRLQAQQRQHEINLIAYREAHNYSTLPFYFRFLPNYLLPPYEEVVNRPPTPPPPYSALHQQCVPPGSGSAAPDPRNLQPTQTGSLSGAGSNNGNVDSTASPSIGDSESSTPLVEQSTTKATSGDPRNSNSGAEMEEMANHISCPDKNSECKEELLKDYNSESLDHNSAFSDAKDKTPGRHRRFTGDSGIEICICNQGHHDSDLKELDGFIDDGPMDFCDSCSGHPPHGDEEEGLFSVSDEQHREHSHHHLPRQPVCVLLNTINEQDSPNSNTNTSPS
- the WBP1L gene encoding WW domain binding protein 1-like isoform X2, with protein sequence MPFLLGLRQDKETCMGINNQSYICETGHCCGQSQCCNYYYELWWFWLVWTIIIILSCCCVCHHRRAKHRLQAQQRQHEINLIAYREAHNYSTLPFYFRFLPNYLLPPYEEVVNRPPTPPPPYSALHQQCVPPGSGSAAPDPRNLQPTQTGSLSGAGSNNGNVDSTASPSIGDSESSTPLVEQSTTKATSGDPRNSNSGAEMEEMANHISCPDKNSECKEELLKDYNSESLDHNSAFSDAKDKTPGRHRRFTGDSGIEICICNQGHHDSDLKELDGFIDDGPMDFCDSCSGHPPHGDEEEGLFSVSDEQHREHSHHHLPRQPVCVLLNTINEQDSPNSNTNTSPS